In a single window of the Agrobacterium vitis genome:
- a CDS encoding LysE/ArgO family amino acid transporter: MQNAYFSGLFLGLSLIVAIGAQNAFLLRQGLRREHVFILCLTCATADALLISLGIGALATVTALLPAFEPVLRYGGAAFLLAYSARHALAALKTESGLTPGEAKPSTLTASLATCLALTFLNPHVYLDTVLLIGSISSRFADHKTAFGLGAVSASFLFFFSLGYGARLLVPVFARPASWRVLDAIIALVMAWIAIGLLRHS, from the coding sequence ATGCAAAACGCCTATTTTTCCGGCCTGTTTCTTGGCCTGAGCCTGATTGTCGCCATTGGGGCACAAAACGCCTTCCTGCTGCGTCAGGGCTTGCGGCGCGAGCATGTCTTTATCCTCTGCCTGACCTGCGCCACCGCCGACGCCTTGCTGATCTCGCTTGGCATTGGCGCGCTGGCGACGGTAACCGCCCTTCTGCCCGCTTTTGAGCCGGTGCTGCGCTATGGTGGCGCGGCGTTTCTTCTGGCCTACAGCGCCCGGCATGCCCTGGCCGCGCTGAAAACTGAAAGTGGCCTTACGCCCGGTGAGGCCAAGCCCAGCACGCTCACCGCCAGCCTTGCCACATGCCTCGCCCTCACCTTTCTCAATCCGCATGTCTATCTGGATACGGTGCTGCTGATCGGCTCGATTTCCAGCCGCTTTGCGGATCACAAGACGGCCTTTGGCCTTGGCGCGGTTTCAGCATCCTTCCTGTTTTTCTTCTCGCTCGGCTATGGCGCACGGTTGCTTGTGCCGGTATTTGCGCGCCCCGCCTCCTGGCGGGTTCTGGATGCGATCATTGCCTTGGTCATGGCCTGGATCGCCATCGGGCTGCTCCGGCATTCGTAA
- a CDS encoding LysR family transcriptional regulator ArgP has product MFDGEHLSALVAVLRSGSFEKAARQLGVTQSAISQRIKLLEERSGTALIIRGQPCLPTLAGARLCRHAEEVALLERQVIGDLGLAQAAQVTVRLAINADSLATWFVPAMAAVEGLLFDLVLDDQDHSADWLRRGEVRAAVTSLAEPVQGCDCRPLGLLTYRATASPDFVARWFAQGVTAEALAVAPCLTFNAKDGLQTAWMEQVAGCRLSPPCHWLPSSQAFIDAACLGLGWGMNPAVAVAPLIAEGALVDLMPDQPLAVPLYWHWSRALGRALDPLTTSVLAAARQRLQPMAQKPASKR; this is encoded by the coding sequence ATGTTCGATGGTGAACATTTATCGGCGCTGGTGGCTGTGCTGCGCAGCGGCAGTTTTGAAAAAGCAGCCCGTCAGTTGGGGGTAACGCAATCGGCGATCTCGCAGCGTATCAAGCTGCTGGAGGAGCGATCTGGCACGGCGCTGATCATTCGCGGCCAGCCCTGCTTGCCAACTTTGGCGGGCGCGCGGCTGTGCCGTCATGCCGAGGAAGTCGCCCTGCTGGAACGCCAGGTGATCGGTGATCTCGGACTTGCGCAGGCGGCGCAGGTGACGGTGCGGCTGGCAATCAACGCCGATAGTCTGGCGACCTGGTTCGTGCCGGCCATGGCCGCGGTGGAGGGCCTATTGTTCGATCTCGTGCTTGACGATCAGGACCACAGCGCCGATTGGTTGCGGCGCGGTGAGGTGCGGGCGGCGGTGACCTCGCTTGCCGAGCCCGTCCAGGGCTGCGATTGCCGACCGCTTGGTCTGCTGACCTACCGCGCCACGGCCAGCCCGGATTTCGTGGCGCGTTGGTTTGCGCAAGGGGTGACCGCTGAGGCTCTGGCCGTCGCCCCCTGTCTTACCTTCAATGCCAAGGATGGATTGCAAACCGCTTGGATGGAGCAGGTGGCCGGATGCCGTCTGTCGCCGCCTTGCCATTGGCTGCCCTCCAGTCAGGCTTTTATCGACGCTGCGTGCCTGGGACTGGGCTGGGGCATGAACCCGGCGGTCGCGGTGGCGCCCTTGATTGCCGAGGGCGCGCTGGTGGATCTGATGCCGGATCAACCGCTTGCCGTGCCGCTTTATTGGCACTGGAGCAGGGCGCTTGGCCGGGCACTCGATCCGTTGACAACAAGCGTTCTTGCCGCAGCACGCCAACGCTTGCAGCCCATGGCGCAGAAGCCTGCATCCAAGCGGTAA
- a CDS encoding heme NO-binding domain-containing protein, producing the protein MKGIVFTEMLEFVAATWNEDMADDIIEASILANGLASGGAYTSVGTYDHREMVSLLAALSQRSGLDVDALMQGFGLHLAGRFAVLFPGFFDRSAGLFGFLASIDAHIHVEVKKFYPDAELPSFEILSQDGTSLSMLYRSGRNMEALAEGLIQGAARHFGRTVTIERSPRDDGATLFVIVESAS; encoded by the coding sequence ATGAAGGGGATTGTTTTTACGGAAATGCTCGAATTCGTCGCCGCGACCTGGAATGAAGACATGGCCGACGACATTATCGAAGCCTCTATCCTTGCCAATGGGCTTGCCAGTGGCGGTGCCTATACCAGCGTTGGCACCTATGACCATCGTGAAATGGTGTCGCTGCTGGCTGCGCTGTCGCAGCGCTCCGGGCTTGATGTCGATGCATTGATGCAGGGGTTCGGACTGCACCTTGCGGGACGTTTCGCCGTGTTGTTTCCAGGCTTTTTTGACCGTAGCGCCGGTCTCTTCGGCTTTCTCGCCAGCATTGACGCCCATATTCATGTCGAGGTGAAGAAGTTCTATCCCGATGCGGAATTGCCTTCTTTTGAAATTCTCAGCCAGGACGGTACGTCCCTGTCCATGCTCTATCGGTCCGGGCGGAACATGGAGGCCCTGGCGGAAGGCCTGATTCAGGGCGCTGCCCGGCATTTTGGCCGCACCGTTACGATTGAACGCAGCCCGCGCGACGATGGGGCAACTTTGTTTGTGATCGTCGAGAGCGCATCGTGA
- a CDS encoding putative bifunctional diguanylate cyclase/phosphodiesterase: MVNQPREVSDPERIDRLTRRLEREREARRQAETLLEARARELYMANCQLARQAEDLEQRVMQRTAELVQERERAMALAQQDQLTGLANRRSFTAVLTDACQKSRLRGDRITVVLVDMDRFKLINDAYGHEAGDAVLREFARRLMVAAGPGTVARLGGDEFALILDHLPDVTADHAFVSSFRASLQEPVLFNGKRLEVSASIGYASLPDHAASSTELLRHADMALYVSKKAGLSLATGFDDDLWAEANERRLLELELVLAMDRHEIMPWYQPIVDGASRRILGVEVLARWHHPYRGLVLPGVFLPLAEERNLLDRLFAQVARAACAQTAPLVKAGKLNYVSVNISPSQFKSGNLAMVIASILEQTGFPATALVVEITEDLIMSDLLRAGRELAELSRLGVRVALDDFGTGYSNISSLSSLPIQWLKLDRSLIGRVGDDRVGQVIVQAVLQMAQALGIDVVAEGIETEVQARWLVDAGCRKHQGFLYGRPAPLEDLPCFSQPERPSLATGSSP; encoded by the coding sequence ATGGTAAACCAGCCACGTGAGGTTTCCGATCCTGAGAGGATCGACCGGCTGACCCGCCGCCTGGAGCGCGAGCGCGAGGCCCGACGCCAAGCCGAGACATTGCTGGAAGCGCGTGCGCGTGAGCTTTATATGGCCAATTGCCAATTGGCCCGTCAGGCGGAAGATCTCGAACAGCGGGTCATGCAGCGCACAGCGGAACTGGTGCAGGAGCGCGAACGCGCCATGGCGCTGGCCCAGCAGGACCAATTGACCGGGCTTGCCAATCGCCGCAGCTTTACCGCGGTTTTGACAGACGCTTGCCAAAAGAGCCGCCTTCGAGGCGATCGTATCACCGTCGTTCTTGTTGATATGGACAGGTTCAAGCTGATTAACGACGCTTATGGTCATGAAGCGGGGGATGCGGTGCTGCGGGAATTTGCCCGCCGGCTGATGGTTGCGGCTGGACCTGGAACGGTGGCGCGGCTGGGGGGCGATGAATTTGCATTGATTCTCGACCACCTGCCGGATGTGACGGCCGATCATGCCTTTGTCTCGAGCTTTCGCGCCAGCCTGCAGGAGCCGGTTCTCTTTAATGGCAAGCGGTTGGAGGTCTCGGCGTCTATCGGATATGCGAGCCTGCCGGATCACGCCGCATCGTCCACCGAATTGCTGCGGCATGCCGATATGGCGCTTTACGTTTCCAAGAAAGCCGGGCTGTCACTGGCGACCGGTTTCGACGACGATCTCTGGGCCGAGGCCAATGAGCGCCGCTTGCTGGAACTGGAACTGGTGCTGGCCATGGACCGCCATGAAATCATGCCCTGGTACCAGCCGATCGTCGATGGAGCCAGCCGGCGGATATTGGGGGTGGAGGTGCTGGCACGCTGGCATCATCCCTATCGCGGTCTCGTGCTGCCGGGCGTCTTCCTGCCGCTGGCCGAAGAGCGCAATCTTCTGGATCGGTTGTTTGCCCAGGTCGCCCGCGCGGCCTGTGCGCAAACAGCGCCGCTGGTCAAGGCTGGCAAGCTCAACTACGTGTCGGTCAATATTTCCCCAAGTCAGTTCAAGTCCGGTAATCTAGCGATGGTCATCGCCTCCATCCTGGAGCAAACCGGTTTTCCCGCCACCGCGCTGGTGGTGGAGATTACCGAGGACCTGATCATGTCGGACCTGCTGCGGGCCGGGCGTGAGCTTGCAGAACTTTCGCGGCTCGGTGTGCGGGTTGCGCTTGATGATTTCGGCACCGGCTATTCGAATATTTCCTCCCTCAGCAGCCTGCCGATCCAGTGGTTGAAGCTGGATCGCAGCCTGATCGGCCGGGTGGGGGATGACCGGGTTGGGCAGGTTATCGTTCAGGCCGTGCTGCAAATGGCCCAGGCGCTCGGCATCGATGTGGTGGCGGAAGGGATTGAAACGGAGGTTCAGGCGCGCTGGCTTGTGGATGCCGGATGCCGCAAGCATCAGGGTTTTCTCTATGGCCGCCCGGCACCCCTGGAAGACTTGCCGTGTTTCTCGCAACCGGAACGCCCAAGCCTTGCAACTGGAAGCAGCCCTTGA
- a CDS encoding secondary thiamine-phosphate synthase enzyme YjbQ produces MPQTSLSISTRGQGLYEFTDQADDFVRHAGAQEGLLTVFVRHTSCSLIIQENADPDVKRDLKVFFQRLVPPCTDPSMAWITHRQEGPDDMPAHIKSALTQVSIGIPVANGRLLLGTWQGIYLFEHRDQPHMRQVVMHLSS; encoded by the coding sequence ATGCCGCAAACCAGCCTGTCGATTTCCACCCGTGGCCAGGGTCTGTATGAATTTACCGATCAGGCCGATGATTTTGTCAGGCATGCGGGGGCCCAGGAAGGCCTGTTGACTGTTTTCGTGCGCCATACGTCCTGCTCGCTGATTATCCAGGAAAATGCCGATCCGGATGTGAAGCGCGATCTAAAGGTGTTTTTTCAGCGCCTGGTCCCGCCATGCACCGATCCGTCCATGGCATGGATCACCCATCGTCAGGAAGGGCCGGATGATATGCCGGCCCATATAAAATCGGCGCTGACGCAGGTATCGATTGGTATTCCGGTGGCCAATGGGCGGCTTTTACTTGGAACCTGGCAGGGTATTTACCTGTTCGAACATCGCGACCAACCCCATATGCGCCAGGTAGTAATGCATCTAAGCTCTTGA
- a CDS encoding membrane dipeptidase: MDRISSENTTDSVSEITDITVSALHALAYPIDTHLDSLFLSRLAGYDFWKGDWKAHRRSLVVWLIRKTSPRGRNRPLSEHVSGPDFLEGGYGGACFSAHALWENLIPAPFLDPWKNWVDHQRYVEAVIRQSKGRMRLARNASEVRAAKAEGARCAILSMEGAHMLGPGGPKSQALRLDRLGEIARAGAAYLTLNHFSHTDISAAGYAPVNPWRKIEGGGLSAFGRQVVERCIDVGLLVDVTHTSTQGILDTCEICLRRNVPVFASHGASRTVTRGGEERLSRHLDRALSDEAIRAIVRTGGCISIILAPYFLQNRYLADGKPDMDADIAFVIAYYEAFAQLIASMNIVEDPWKHLSFGSDFDGGISSLPTGMQSGADLPKLTEAMVAAGWPTQRIIDVYSGNFLRVWEQVRP, translated from the coding sequence ATGGACAGAATTTCTTCTGAAAACACCACAGATTCCGTTTCCGAAATAACCGATATCACTGTCAGCGCGCTTCACGCGCTTGCCTATCCAATCGACACCCATCTGGATTCGCTATTTCTATCGCGACTGGCCGGATATGATTTCTGGAAGGGAGACTGGAAGGCGCATCGGCGCTCCCTCGTGGTGTGGTTGATCCGAAAAACCTCGCCCAGAGGACGCAACAGGCCGTTGTCCGAACATGTCAGCGGTCCGGATTTTCTGGAAGGCGGTTATGGTGGGGCTTGTTTCAGTGCCCATGCCTTGTGGGAAAACCTTATCCCGGCACCCTTCCTCGACCCCTGGAAAAACTGGGTGGATCATCAACGCTATGTGGAAGCGGTTATCAGGCAGAGCAAGGGCCGGATGCGGCTGGCGCGCAATGCAAGCGAGGTCCGCGCCGCCAAGGCTGAGGGGGCGCGATGCGCGATTCTGTCCATGGAAGGCGCGCATATGCTGGGGCCGGGCGGGCCGAAAAGCCAGGCCCTGCGGCTGGACAGGTTGGGCGAGATTGCCAGGGCCGGTGCCGCCTATCTGACACTCAACCATTTCAGCCATACCGATATCTCCGCGGCTGGTTATGCGCCGGTCAATCCATGGCGCAAGATCGAGGGCGGCGGTCTGTCTGCCTTCGGCAGGCAGGTGGTGGAGCGCTGCATCGATGTCGGACTGCTGGTGGACGTCACTCATACATCGACGCAGGGCATTCTGGATACTTGCGAGATCTGTCTCCGCCGCAACGTCCCGGTCTTTGCCTCGCATGGCGCATCGCGCACGGTCACACGAGGCGGGGAGGAGAGGCTGTCGCGCCATCTGGACCGGGCGTTGAGTGATGAGGCCATCCGCGCCATTGTCCGGACAGGCGGCTGTATCAGCATTATCCTGGCGCCATATTTCCTTCAGAACCGCTATCTTGCCGATGGCAAGCCGGACATGGACGCCGACATTGCCTTCGTGATCGCCTATTACGAAGCGTTTGCGCAGCTTATTGCCAGTATGAACATTGTCGAGGACCCCTGGAAGCATCTCTCGTTTGGCAGCGATTTCGACGGGGGCATTTCCAGCCTGCCAACAGGTATGCAAAGCGGCGCCGATCTTCCGAAGCTCACCGAAGCCATGGTCGCCGCCGGTTGGCCGACGCAGCGGATCATCGATGTCTATAGCGGCAATTTCCTGCGCGTCTGGGAGCAGGTCCGGCCCTGA
- a CDS encoding glycosyl transferase, translating to MDTGIVTSTIAAPSADFVEQARTQQLSLTKLFEVAEQCARAGRVDQAMELYKVWIAYNSAHPLVHMVYFNYSVTLRQLGDMAGAINALRACLKIDPQFGAAHVNLGRSLEDSGLLNDALQQWRSYAEMTADVSPDRLANRIMVLEHIGRVLENAGLMEEAEASLWKAIELRPDKTEAGQHWSAIRLRQCKWPVLQESPHVTMRQLLDAVSPLTISCYSDDPLFHLAKAYRCNKTMIGRPDLSAVPPQLPRQKTGTGQRLRVGYLSSDLRDHAVGFALREVLELHDKTSIEVFAYYCGEPIETDETQQRIKQAVDGWRDIFALSDVDAARLIAADEIDVLIDVNGYTKHARTRIFAYRPAPVIVNFCGYPGSMASPFHQYMIADNLIVPPEHEIYYSEKVLRIACNQPVDRKRKVAPRPTRSEVGLPEDAFVFACFNGMQKITQSGFTRWMTILQATPGSVLWLLSGNEEVNQRLRDTATRCGVDSARLLFAAKAGNAQHLARIAVADLFLDTFPYGAHSTAADAINMGLPVLTFPGKSFASRFCASVVASAGAPELICQSPDDYVRRAIAFAQDRQSLVAIKESLSRQFETSALRDMPGLARRLEHLFWQMQGECERGETPKPELLNMEAYYEIGVEFALENIDFEDDQTYRRRYREKLTKWNRHAPLLPDTRLWSGIET from the coding sequence ATGGACACTGGCATTGTAACATCGACTATCGCTGCACCTTCTGCCGACTTCGTAGAGCAGGCACGCACCCAACAGCTCTCGCTGACAAAGTTGTTCGAAGTCGCCGAGCAATGCGCCAGGGCAGGTCGCGTCGATCAGGCCATGGAGCTTTACAAGGTCTGGATCGCCTATAACAGCGCCCATCCGCTGGTGCATATGGTCTATTTCAACTATTCCGTCACCTTGAGGCAGCTTGGCGATATGGCTGGGGCAATCAATGCTCTGCGCGCCTGCCTGAAGATTGACCCGCAATTCGGCGCCGCCCATGTCAATCTGGGCAGGTCTCTGGAAGACAGCGGGCTGCTCAACGATGCCCTGCAACAATGGCGCAGCTATGCCGAAATGACTGCGGATGTTTCGCCTGACCGGCTTGCCAATCGCATCATGGTGCTGGAACATATCGGTCGCGTGCTGGAAAACGCCGGTCTGATGGAAGAGGCTGAAGCCTCTCTGTGGAAAGCAATCGAGCTGCGGCCCGACAAGACTGAAGCCGGTCAGCATTGGTCCGCCATACGGTTGCGTCAGTGCAAATGGCCGGTCCTTCAAGAATCTCCCCATGTCACGATGCGCCAGTTGCTGGATGCAGTGTCGCCCTTGACGATCTCCTGCTATTCAGACGATCCGCTGTTCCATCTGGCCAAAGCCTATCGCTGCAACAAAACAATGATCGGCCGTCCGGATCTGAGCGCCGTACCGCCCCAACTGCCACGCCAGAAGACCGGAACCGGCCAGCGGTTACGTGTCGGTTACCTGTCGTCGGACCTGCGCGACCATGCGGTCGGCTTTGCGCTGCGCGAAGTGCTGGAATTACATGACAAGACCAGTATCGAAGTGTTCGCCTATTATTGCGGAGAACCGATAGAAACCGATGAAACCCAGCAACGCATCAAACAGGCGGTCGATGGCTGGCGCGATATTTTTGCGCTGAGCGATGTCGATGCTGCCCGGCTGATCGCAGCCGATGAAATCGACGTGCTGATCGACGTCAACGGTTATACGAAGCATGCGAGAACCCGGATTTTCGCCTATCGGCCTGCCCCGGTTATCGTCAATTTCTGCGGCTATCCCGGCTCCATGGCGAGCCCTTTCCATCAATATATGATTGCTGACAATCTTATCGTACCGCCTGAACACGAGATCTATTATTCCGAGAAGGTGCTTCGGATCGCCTGCAACCAGCCGGTCGATCGCAAGCGGAAAGTGGCGCCGCGCCCGACACGCAGCGAAGTGGGCCTGCCCGAAGACGCCTTCGTCTTTGCCTGCTTCAACGGCATGCAGAAAATTACGCAAAGCGGCTTCACCCGCTGGATGACCATCCTGCAGGCAACGCCCGGCAGCGTGCTCTGGCTGCTGTCCGGCAACGAAGAGGTCAATCAGCGCCTGCGCGATACGGCAACCCGATGCGGCGTCGATTCGGCTCGGCTGCTGTTTGCGGCCAAGGCGGGCAATGCGCAACATCTTGCCCGCATCGCTGTTGCTGATCTGTTTCTCGATACCTTCCCTTACGGTGCGCATTCCACCGCCGCCGACGCCATCAACATGGGCCTGCCGGTCCTGACTTTCCCCGGCAAGAGCTTCGCATCGCGCTTCTGCGCCAGCGTCGTGGCATCTGCCGGTGCGCCGGAGCTGATCTGCCAATCTCCGGATGACTATGTTCGGCGCGCAATCGCCTTCGCCCAGGACCGTCAGAGCCTTGTAGCCATCAAGGAAAGCTTGAGCCGACAGTTCGAAACCAGCGCCCTGCGTGACATGCCCGGCCTCGCCCGTCGGCTCGAACACTTGTTCTGGCAGATGCAAGGTGAATGCGAACGGGGCGAAACACCCAAGCCCGAACTGCTCAATATGGAGGCCTATTACGAGATCGGTGTTGAATTCGCCCTGGAGAATATCGATTTCGAGGACGATCAAACCTATCGACGGCGCTACCGGGAAAAGCTCACCAAGTGGAACAGGCACGCGCCTCTCCTTCCCGACACGCGCCTATGGTCCGGCATAGAGACCTGA
- the tnpC gene encoding IS66 family transposase: protein MSQPIDLSLFPDLPPEVVKAFAAMQFELSVERAARQHEQAVVAEKDAFITELKELIEKLEGQVHDYRRTKFGPKSEKLDPAQMELALEDLETAIAETQARIAAVEKKIEASADDPEKAGNSGEVGDPDKAVSRKERKARALPEHLPRVERVIEPDSIVCPCGCGNMVRIGEDRTERLDRIPARYEVIVTIRPKYACPKGRTGVVQARAPAHLLEGSWPTEALLAEIAVSKHSEHMPLNRQAEVMARHGVPIDRTVLADWMGRTGSEIAPVVDHMAKRLLWESTRLYVDETTAPVLDPGRGKTKTGYLWAVLRDDRGWNGSAPSGVVFHYRPGRKGEYAAEILDGFNGTIQVDAYGGYSHLATSDRIGGAPLKLAFCWAHGRRKLIKATPKSGSPIVDEALVRIAALYKIEDSIRGSDPEHRRAVRQDLSLPLVEEFFTWLAAQAARVSRKSDLGKALAYMLTRQDGFRLFLDDGHVDIDSNLVENAIRRPAMNRRNALFAGHDEGGRNWARFASLIGTCKMNGVEPYAYLCDLFTRLANGHLVKDIDALMPWAYATRIKASQ, encoded by the coding sequence ATGTCGCAACCTATTGATCTCAGCCTGTTTCCGGACCTTCCGCCAGAGGTAGTCAAAGCCTTTGCGGCGATGCAGTTCGAACTGTCGGTCGAGCGTGCGGCACGCCAGCATGAGCAGGCGGTCGTTGCCGAAAAGGACGCGTTCATCACTGAGCTGAAGGAACTGATCGAGAAGCTTGAGGGGCAGGTTCACGACTACAGGCGCACGAAGTTCGGGCCAAAATCGGAAAAGCTCGATCCGGCGCAGATGGAACTGGCACTGGAAGACCTTGAAACGGCGATTGCCGAAACACAGGCGCGGATCGCCGCCGTCGAGAAGAAGATCGAAGCCAGCGCAGATGATCCCGAAAAGGCTGGCAATTCTGGAGAGGTTGGCGATCCGGACAAGGCCGTTTCTCGCAAGGAGCGCAAGGCCCGTGCACTGCCCGAACACCTGCCGCGGGTCGAGCGCGTGATCGAGCCCGATAGCATCGTTTGTCCCTGCGGTTGCGGCAACATGGTCCGGATCGGCGAGGACCGGACGGAACGGCTCGACCGGATCCCGGCGCGCTACGAGGTGATCGTCACGATCCGCCCGAAATACGCATGCCCCAAGGGTCGAACCGGCGTCGTCCAGGCCAGAGCGCCGGCGCATCTTCTGGAAGGGAGCTGGCCGACGGAGGCCCTTCTGGCGGAGATTGCCGTCTCCAAGCATTCCGAACACATGCCCCTCAACCGTCAGGCCGAGGTCATGGCGCGACACGGCGTGCCAATCGACCGCACGGTGCTGGCCGATTGGATGGGGCGCACGGGTAGCGAAATCGCACCGGTGGTCGACCACATGGCCAAACGGCTGCTGTGGGAAAGCACGCGCCTCTATGTCGACGAAACGACCGCCCCGGTGCTGGATCCTGGGCGAGGCAAGACAAAGACCGGCTATCTCTGGGCCGTGCTGCGTGACGACCGCGGCTGGAATGGTTCTGCTCCGTCAGGTGTGGTGTTCCATTATCGGCCCGGGCGTAAAGGAGAATATGCCGCTGAGATCCTTGACGGGTTCAACGGCACAATCCAAGTGGATGCCTACGGCGGTTACTCTCATCTCGCTACGTCCGATCGTATCGGCGGCGCTCCGCTGAAGTTGGCTTTCTGTTGGGCACACGGGCGCAGAAAGCTGATCAAGGCCACGCCAAAGAGCGGATCGCCCATCGTCGACGAGGCGTTGGTGCGGATCGCCGCGCTCTACAAGATCGAAGACAGTATCCGAGGCTCAGACCCCGAACATCGCCGGGCAGTTCGACAGGACCTGTCCCTCCCGCTGGTGGAGGAGTTCTTCACCTGGCTGGCAGCCCAGGCCGCGCGCGTCTCACGCAAATCTGACCTCGGAAAAGCCCTGGCCTATATGCTGACGCGACAGGACGGATTCCGGCTGTTCCTGGACGATGGCCATGTCGATATCGACTCCAACCTGGTGGAAAACGCGATCCGCCGCCCGGCCATGAACCGCCGCAATGCGCTCTTTGCGGGGCACGATGAAGGGGGCCGCAATTGGGCTCGGTTTGCCAGTCTTATCGGCACTTGCAAAATGAACGGCGTTGAACCTTACGCCTATCTTTGCGACCTCTTCACCCGCCTCGCAAACGGCCACCTCGTGAAAGACATCGATGCCCTGATGCCTTGGGCCTATGCCACCCGCATCAAGGCCTCACAATGA
- the tnpB gene encoding IS66 family insertion sequence element accessory protein TnpB (TnpB, as the term is used for proteins encoded by IS66 family insertion elements, is considered an accessory protein, since TnpC, encoded by a neighboring gene, is a DDE family transposase.), whose translation MIVAGQRLPILIATRPVDFRCGHQALALMVQTELKLDPHSGVTVIFRSKRGDRLKILVWDGTGMVLTYKILEHGSFAWPKVQDGTMRLSRGQYEALFEGLDWRRVMAQRVTAPSAAG comes from the coding sequence CAACCCGTCCGGTTGACTTCCGCTGTGGGCATCAGGCGCTGGCTTTGATGGTGCAGACCGAGTTGAAGCTGGACCCGCATTCCGGGGTGACGGTGATCTTCCGGTCGAAGCGCGGGGATCGTCTGAAGATCCTGGTGTGGGATGGCACAGGAATGGTGCTAACTTACAAAATTCTTGAACATGGAAGCTTTGCCTGGCCCAAGGTTCAGGATGGGACGATGCGTCTTTCCAGGGGTCAATATGAGGCTTTGTTCGAAGGTCTTGACTGGCGGCGGGTGATGGCGCAACGGGTGACCGCGCCGTCGGCGGCAGGATGA